From a single Bos indicus isolate NIAB-ARS_2022 breed Sahiwal x Tharparkar chromosome 11, NIAB-ARS_B.indTharparkar_mat_pri_1.0, whole genome shotgun sequence genomic region:
- the C11H2orf74 gene encoding uncharacterized protein C2orf74 homolog, protein MSRLVNHMNFETTAFTFFIILLICLSCIFLLLVVFLYKCSQSRTDEETEKGPCTENEGEDCLAANTEMNNLDNQEKTLAPARHGILVQRRSKDAMTTPLGNREDVEGEEENKIKEKQKPENARENGQEDDYLQKSLIPLTGSSSVVDNHKRPLKGVTFSREVIVVDLGKDNPMARSYTRLHKERK, encoded by the exons ATGAGTCGTCTAGTTAACCATATGAACTTTGAAACCACAGCATTCACTTTCTTCATCATCCTTCTAATTTGCCTCAGTTGCATCTTCCTTTTATTGGTggtttttttatataaatg TTCCCAAAGCAGgacagatgaagagacagaaaaaggTCCTTGTACAGAAAATGAAGGTGAAGATTGTCTAGCTGCTAATACAGAGATGAACAATTTAGACAACCAAGAAAA GACTCTTGCACCTGCAAGGCATGGCATTCTTGTCCAGAGACGGAGTAAAGATGCGATGACCACACCCTTAGGAaatagagaggatgtggagggtgaagaagagaacaaaataaaagagaagcaaaagcctGAGAATGCTAGAGAAAATGGTCAAGAG GATGACTATTTGCAAAAATCACTCATACCTCTCACTGGAAGTTCTTCAGTTGTTGATAACCATAAAAGACCCTTAAAAGGAGTCACATTTTCTAGGGAGGTAATCGTTGTGGACCTTGGAAAGGACAATCCTATGGCTCGAAGCTATACTCGATTACataaagagagaaagtga